A single Saccharolobus shibatae B12 DNA region contains:
- the cas4 gene encoding CRISPR-associated protein Cas4, giving the protein MITEFLLKKKLEEQLSHVKEENTIYVTDLVKCPRKVKYESEYKELAISQVYTPSAILGDILHLGLENLLKENFSAEAEVETQREIQVEGRVYKIKGKADAIIKNNSGEIIIIEIKTSRSDKGLPLIHHRMQLQIYLWLFNTKKGILIYITPDRIAEYEINEPLDEATIVRLAEDTITLRNSPRFNWECKYCIFSVICPAKLT; this is encoded by the coding sequence ATGATAACTGAGTTTCTACTAAAAAAGAAATTAGAAGAACAGTTAAGCCATGTAAAGGAAGAGAATACTATATATGTAACAGATTTGGTAAAATGCCCCAGAAAAGTAAAATATGAGAGCGAATACAAAGAGCTCGCAATTTCTCAAGTTTATACACCTTCAGCTATTTTAGGAGACATATTACATCTTGGCCTCGAAAATTTATTAAAGGAAAACTTTAGTGCAGAAGCTGAAGTTGAGACTCAGAGAGAAATTCAAGTCGAAGGTAGAGTTTACAAAATTAAGGGAAAGGCTGATGCAATAATCAAAAATAATAGCGGTGAAATTATAATTATTGAGATAAAAACTTCTAGGAGCGATAAAGGATTACCTTTAATTCACCACAGGATGCAACTACAAATATATTTATGGTTATTTAATACAAAAAAGGGGATACTAATCTACATAACTCCAGATAGGATTGCGGAATATGAAATAAATGAACCTTTAGATGAAGCAACAATAGTAAGACTTGCAGAGGATACAATAACGTTAAGGAACTCGCCTAGATTCAATTGGGAGTGCAAATATTGTATATTTTCAGTCATTTGTCCAGCCAAACTAACCTAA
- a CDS encoding glycosyltransferase, producing MLEILLITLSGIVSSWTVYNSILSIVGVTWKPFESKNHSGITFSLIVPVKNEERVLPRLLDRLVNLEYDKSKYEIIVVEDGSTDRTVQICKEYEAKYNNLVRCYSLPRANIPNGKSRALNFALSISKGEIIGIFDGDTVPRLDILEYVEPKFEDSNVGAVQGKLIPINVRESVTSRLAAIEELIYEYSIAGRAKVGLFVPIEGTCSFIRKSLIMELGGWNEHSLTEDLDISLKIINKGYRIIYSPTAISWREVPVSLRVLIRQRLRWYRGHLEVPLGKLRKIDLRVIDGMLIVLTPFFMVLNLVNYSLVLVYSSSLYIVAASLVSLASLLSLILIILIARRHMIEYFYMIPSFVYMNFIVALNFTAIFLELIRAPRVWIKTERSAKVTGEVIG from the coding sequence ATGCTGGAAATTCTACTAATAACGTTAAGTGGTATAGTATCTTCATGGACTGTGTATAATAGTATACTATCAATAGTTGGCGTAACATGGAAACCATTTGAAAGTAAAAATCATAGTGGAATAACCTTTAGTCTGATAGTTCCGGTTAAAAATGAGGAAAGAGTACTTCCTAGGTTATTAGATCGGCTTGTAAATCTAGAATATGATAAATCTAAATACGAAATAATTGTAGTGGAAGATGGATCAACTGATAGAACTGTCCAAATCTGTAAAGAATATGAGGCAAAGTATAACAACCTTGTAAGATGTTATAGTCTTCCAAGAGCTAATATACCAAATGGGAAAAGTAGAGCATTAAACTTTGCCTTAAGTATCAGTAAGGGAGAAATTATCGGTATATTCGATGGAGATACAGTACCAAGATTAGATATTTTAGAGTATGTTGAACCGAAATTTGAGGATAGTAATGTTGGTGCTGTTCAAGGAAAGTTAATTCCAATAAATGTAAGGGAAAGTGTAACCAGTAGATTAGCTGCTATCGAGGAATTGATATATGAATATTCAATAGCTGGAAGAGCAAAGGTGGGTCTCTTTGTTCCAATAGAAGGAACTTGTTCTTTCATAAGGAAAAGTTTAATAATGGAATTGGGAGGATGGAATGAACACTCTTTAACTGAAGATTTAGATATTAGCCTTAAAATTATAAATAAGGGTTATAGGATTATCTACTCCCCAACCGCTATTAGTTGGAGGGAAGTTCCAGTTAGTTTGAGAGTTTTAATTAGACAAAGGTTAAGATGGTATAGAGGACATCTGGAAGTGCCTTTGGGCAAGCTTAGGAAAATCGATCTAAGAGTAATAGATGGAATGCTAATAGTACTTACCCCATTTTTCATGGTCTTAAATCTTGTGAACTATTCTCTGGTATTAGTATACTCTTCATCCCTATACATTGTCGCAGCCAGTTTAGTTTCTTTGGCCTCTCTGCTTTCGTTAATACTTATAATCTTAATAGCAAGAAGACACATGATAGAGTATTTCTATATGATTCCTTCGTTCGTTTATATGAACTTTATTGTAGCGCTAAACTTCACTGCAATATTTTTAGAGTTAATAAGAGCGCCTAGAGTGTGGATAAAGACTGAAAGGAGTGCCAAGGTTACGGGGGAGGTTATAGGATGA
- a CDS encoding MBL fold metallo-hydrolase has protein sequence MKITPIAFESLGVRSQATLVETKDLRVLVDPAISLAPRRYNLPPHQREVDRLTELAKVLVDVAKDVDVIVVSHYHYDHHDPGYVIPTDIYKNKLVFIKDPQNMINNSQKYRRAPRFLRSIKDKPSKIEIADGKTFELGHTTISFSPAVPHGADERLGYVIQVAISDKDSTVIFTSDIEGAPKDVHLKFTKEKMPKTIIIDGPLSYLLGRALKEEELEKSIRNMEEIVKNGLETVIIDHHVLRDINYAEVLKPVYDIAKDLGVRVTTAAEYLNLEPLILEARRKELFKEDNRPARIPRGLANLLNAGEG, from the coding sequence ATGAAAATTACACCAATAGCGTTTGAAAGTTTAGGTGTAAGATCTCAAGCAACCTTAGTAGAAACTAAAGACCTTAGAGTTCTAGTAGACCCTGCCATTTCCTTAGCCCCAAGAAGATATAATCTTCCACCTCATCAGAGAGAAGTGGATAGACTAACGGAATTGGCTAAGGTTTTAGTAGATGTTGCAAAAGATGTTGATGTAATAGTAGTGTCTCATTATCATTATGATCATCATGACCCTGGATACGTTATACCAACGGATATCTACAAGAATAAGTTAGTATTTATAAAAGATCCTCAAAATATGATAAATAATAGCCAAAAATATAGGAGGGCTCCTAGGTTCCTGCGATCTATAAAAGACAAACCAAGTAAAATAGAAATAGCAGATGGTAAGACATTCGAGCTTGGTCATACTACTATCTCCTTTTCTCCAGCAGTTCCACATGGTGCCGATGAAAGATTAGGCTATGTGATTCAAGTTGCGATAAGTGATAAGGACTCGACAGTAATATTCACTTCTGATATAGAAGGTGCCCCAAAAGATGTACATTTAAAGTTCACAAAGGAAAAGATGCCAAAAACTATTATAATTGATGGCCCTCTAAGTTATCTTTTAGGTAGGGCGTTAAAAGAAGAAGAACTAGAAAAGTCAATTAGGAATATGGAGGAAATAGTCAAGAATGGACTTGAAACAGTAATTATTGATCATCACGTCCTAAGGGACATTAACTACGCTGAAGTTTTAAAACCAGTTTATGATATCGCTAAGGACTTAGGCGTAAGAGTGACTACTGCTGCTGAGTATTTAAATTTGGAGCCATTAATATTGGAAGCAAGGAGAAAAGAGTTATTTAAGGAGGATAATAGGCCAGCCAGGATACCTAGAGGATTAGCTAATTTATTAAATGCAGGTGAGGGTTAA
- a CDS encoding VIT1/CCC1 transporter family protein translates to MLEKYINILNKKSLMKQEKGEELVHYIHEADTFRTKVFGIQDGLIGVGAIVLGAAGFSHDAIAVLVAGLIATIGQAFSMGIGEYISTRVRMQVIQNEIRKEKYQLRKFPDKEKQELVEFYIKKGFNKEVSEKIADYLLKNEDVALEEMLMHELKVFPEEFESPVKLGFLMSFYLIIGGLIPILSFAISAYFRQFEFNFALITSILLVIITLGIFGVLGTKYTGLSKHRGALEQIGTGLIALMGSYVAGMVLAHFIPVSYLP, encoded by the coding sequence ATGCTAGAGAAGTATATAAATATATTAAACAAGAAGAGTCTTATGAAACAAGAAAAGGGAGAGGAACTCGTTCATTATATTCATGAAGCTGACACTTTTAGGACTAAAGTCTTTGGTATACAAGATGGTCTAATAGGAGTAGGTGCAATAGTGTTAGGTGCTGCCGGATTCTCACACGACGCAATTGCAGTATTGGTAGCTGGTTTAATTGCAACGATTGGTCAAGCGTTTTCCATGGGTATTGGAGAGTATATAAGCACAAGAGTTAGAATGCAAGTAATTCAGAACGAGATAAGAAAGGAAAAATACCAGTTGAGAAAGTTCCCAGATAAGGAAAAACAAGAGTTGGTTGAATTTTATATTAAGAAGGGCTTCAATAAGGAGGTTTCAGAAAAAATAGCAGATTACTTACTAAAAAATGAGGATGTAGCCTTAGAAGAGATGTTAATGCATGAACTTAAAGTATTTCCAGAAGAGTTTGAAAGCCCAGTTAAGCTTGGCTTCCTCATGTCCTTTTATTTGATAATAGGAGGACTCATACCAATATTATCATTTGCAATAAGCGCCTACTTTAGGCAATTCGAGTTCAACTTTGCGTTAATCACATCAATATTACTGGTGATTATAACTCTTGGAATATTTGGTGTATTAGGAACTAAGTACACTGGATTAAGCAAACATAGAGGAGCCCTAGAGCAAATAGGTACTGGACTAATCGCACTTATGGGAAGCTATGTAGCTGGAATGGTATTAGCACACTTTATACCGGTTTCATATTTACCTTAA
- a CDS encoding AAA-associated domain-containing protein, with the protein MEVIDPHARVADLVGLLYSLENTFNGKTDLYMLEKEMEVDLDDLMPIVYTANSLGFITVGEGDIIITDKGMEFLKSNLKRRKEIIRDSIKKIEPFKTTLELKYFTIEELKYILEKKGIQVYNSPEGLYDLQITLVEWGVYSGLLKKEGDKFIVVTT; encoded by the coding sequence GTGGAAGTTATAGATCCGCATGCGAGAGTAGCAGATTTGGTAGGACTCTTGTACTCTTTGGAAAACACGTTCAATGGAAAGACAGACCTATATATGTTAGAAAAGGAGATGGAAGTAGATTTGGACGATCTAATGCCAATAGTATATACAGCAAATTCCTTAGGTTTCATAACAGTAGGTGAGGGAGACATAATAATAACTGATAAAGGTATGGAATTCCTTAAGTCAAATCTCAAAAGAAGGAAGGAAATCATCAGAGATTCCATAAAGAAAATTGAACCCTTTAAAACTACTTTAGAATTGAAGTATTTTACAATAGAGGAATTGAAATATATTCTTGAAAAGAAAGGAATCCAAGTTTATAATAGCCCAGAGGGTCTTTACGATTTACAAATAACTTTAGTGGAATGGGGGGTCTATTCAGGATTACTGAAAAAGGAAGGAGACAAGTTTATTGTAGTTACGACTTAG
- a CDS encoding aminotransferase-like domain-containing protein — protein MVSRIGKEIEISPVELGSQIAKRVKINMASGTPDPSRIPLKEIEEAYNEVLNELGSKVLFYPGAGGQDELIREIEDKFLPLLNLSKRKSERIVVTSGAQHAMELLGKYFLENDVIAVENPTFIETFNALKLRSSSVIPISLDSSGINVDELETLLKIVKIKLLYVIPNCHNPAGVNMSECKRKTLVELAEKYDFYIIEDDPYRPIAGEIPNPIKNYDNTGRVIYVSSFSKIIAPGLRVGFLIAKEDIAEKISLMEQLDFSTSTINQYVVARLLRKGIVTERSKELYEHYKSKMRVLVDSLIDKGLDKFNEPKCGFFLLLDAGKDSWNVFHKAVEKGLSFVPAKPFFLRGGDTMTRLSVSVVTKEEIIEGVRILNEVIRNG, from the coding sequence TTGGTATCGAGAATCGGAAAAGAAATAGAGATTTCACCAGTTGAATTAGGATCGCAAATAGCCAAAAGAGTTAAAATTAACATGGCCAGCGGAACGCCAGATCCTAGTAGAATACCCCTAAAGGAAATAGAAGAAGCGTATAACGAAGTTCTGAACGAACTAGGTTCGAAGGTATTATTTTACCCTGGAGCTGGAGGACAAGATGAACTTATAAGAGAAATAGAAGATAAATTCCTACCTCTTTTAAACTTGAGCAAAAGAAAAAGTGAAAGAATAGTTGTTACAAGCGGAGCACAACATGCAATGGAATTATTAGGCAAATACTTCCTAGAGAATGATGTCATAGCTGTTGAGAATCCAACCTTCATAGAAACTTTTAACGCGCTAAAATTGAGAAGTTCATCTGTAATTCCAATATCGTTAGATTCTTCCGGAATTAACGTTGATGAACTCGAAACCCTACTGAAAATTGTTAAAATCAAATTGTTATATGTTATTCCAAATTGTCATAACCCAGCTGGAGTTAACATGTCCGAATGTAAAAGAAAGACATTAGTAGAACTGGCGGAAAAATACGATTTCTACATTATAGAAGATGATCCATATAGGCCAATAGCTGGAGAAATTCCAAATCCAATAAAAAACTACGACAATACCGGTAGAGTAATATACGTAAGTAGTTTCAGTAAAATAATAGCACCGGGGTTAAGAGTAGGATTTCTCATAGCAAAGGAAGATATAGCTGAAAAAATTAGCTTAATGGAACAATTGGACTTCTCTACATCAACCATAAACCAATATGTAGTAGCCAGATTACTAAGAAAAGGGATTGTAACTGAGAGATCAAAGGAACTTTATGAACATTATAAGAGTAAAATGAGAGTATTAGTAGACTCCCTTATAGATAAAGGATTAGACAAGTTTAACGAGCCTAAATGTGGTTTCTTTCTTCTCTTGGATGCAGGTAAAGATAGTTGGAACGTTTTCCATAAGGCTGTAGAGAAAGGTCTAAGTTTTGTTCCAGCAAAGCCTTTCTTTTTAAGGGGAGGGGATACAATGACTAGACTAAGTGTTTCAGTGGTAACGAAGGAAGAAATAATTGAGGGAGTCAGAATCCTTAATGAAGTCATAAGGAACGGTTAA
- a CDS encoding ornithine cyclodeaminase family protein → MTLLLKENDVINLLDYKQIYESLLNAFLLFDNKLAINLERSRISFHGTTLTFQAAAMENYMGYKTFISGSHLTFLYDTAGNFLSIIESDRLSQVRTAVLSILATDYIYGDFSSLGVIGLGKYGLAIVEIASQLRKGIKINIFTPSQQRMEKALAIFRSEGIDVSPKDSIKKICEESEVITTITKAKDPFLKLEYVNHKRIHINAMGSNIPEKIEIFPEVIKASNLIVVEELEQSLKESGELVIAKKMGMLDISKITLLSSILSRRINVVREGITIFKSVGIGLEDLAVSRLIYEKALRKGLGTEIEVKGVWYRESEKK, encoded by the coding sequence TTGACACTACTACTAAAAGAGAATGATGTAATAAATTTACTGGATTACAAACAAATTTATGAGTCATTATTGAACGCATTTCTACTTTTTGATAATAAACTAGCAATAAATTTAGAAAGAAGTAGAATATCATTTCACGGAACTACTCTTACGTTTCAAGCTGCGGCTATGGAAAACTATATGGGATACAAAACTTTCATTTCAGGTAGCCATTTAACGTTCTTATATGATACCGCCGGTAATTTCCTAAGCATAATAGAGTCCGATAGGCTATCACAAGTTAGAACTGCTGTATTATCAATACTTGCAACAGATTATATATATGGAGACTTCTCCTCACTAGGAGTAATTGGTTTGGGAAAGTATGGTCTAGCAATTGTTGAGATTGCAAGTCAACTAAGGAAAGGAATTAAAATTAATATCTTTACCCCTTCCCAACAAAGAATGGAAAAAGCTTTAGCCATATTTAGGAGTGAAGGTATAGATGTTTCGCCTAAAGATTCTATTAAAAAGATTTGTGAAGAAAGTGAAGTTATAACAACGATAACTAAGGCTAAGGATCCATTTTTGAAATTAGAATACGTAAATCATAAGAGAATACACATTAATGCGATGGGTTCTAATATACCAGAAAAGATTGAGATTTTCCCAGAGGTAATAAAAGCGTCAAATTTGATTGTTGTTGAAGAATTAGAGCAGAGTTTAAAAGAATCTGGAGAGTTGGTCATTGCAAAGAAAATGGGAATGCTGGATATAAGTAAGATAACTCTCTTGTCGTCAATACTATCTAGAAGGATTAATGTAGTCAGAGAGGGAATAACAATCTTCAAATCTGTAGGTATAGGTCTTGAAGATTTAGCAGTAAGTAGACTTATCTATGAAAAAGCTTTAAGGAAGGGTTTAGGTACTGAAATAGAGGTAAAAGGAGTTTGGTATCGAGAATCGGAAAAGAAATAG
- a CDS encoding winged helix-turn-helix transcriptional regulator — MELTPRLQDIVNILKNKGSINVKDLALEIKVSPKTAKGYARELQRLGLVDMDQDGNIRLKEDKVEHPDSEKLLKTLENHENEITLLKKEIEAIKGELEKLKKKGKA, encoded by the coding sequence ATGGAACTTACTCCTAGGCTTCAAGATATAGTAAATATTCTAAAAAACAAGGGTAGTATAAACGTAAAGGATCTCGCTCTAGAAATAAAAGTATCTCCAAAGACTGCCAAGGGTTACGCTAGAGAACTACAAAGACTAGGACTAGTTGATATGGATCAAGATGGTAATATAAGACTTAAGGAAGATAAGGTAGAACATCCAGACAGCGAGAAGTTGTTAAAAACCTTGGAGAATCATGAAAACGAGATAACATTACTTAAGAAGGAGATAGAAGCGATTAAAGGAGAGTTAGAAAAACTCAAGAAGAAAGGGAAAGCTTAA
- a CDS encoding polyprenol monophosphomannose synthase — MANFSIVIPTYNERDNVVKLVEEINNIVPYTSRILIVDDNSPDGTALILQDLNIHNLTVLVRYNERGLGSALRYGIKKAIELESDFIVTMDADFSHDPKYLPEMMKIALNENCDLVIGSRYAKGGGIKNWPFSRRIISRGANFLFKLVSHSPINDNTSNYRIYSRKAALLALECDTTNGYEFQICSIFKIIRNNLTFKEYPIIFVDRKTGKSKLNFREILNWFLYIVKLSLSS, encoded by the coding sequence ATGGCTAACTTTTCTATCGTTATACCCACTTATAATGAAAGGGACAATGTCGTAAAACTAGTTGAGGAGATAAACAATATAGTACCGTATACCTCGAGAATCCTCATTGTAGACGATAATAGTCCAGATGGAACTGCATTAATACTGCAAGACTTAAACATCCATAATCTAACTGTGTTAGTAAGATATAATGAAAGGGGTCTAGGATCAGCACTAAGATATGGAATTAAAAAGGCAATAGAACTGGAATCGGACTTCATAGTTACAATGGATGCGGACTTTAGTCATGACCCAAAATATTTACCAGAAATGATGAAAATTGCCTTAAATGAAAATTGCGATCTAGTCATAGGTTCTAGATATGCAAAGGGGGGTGGGATAAAAAATTGGCCCTTTAGCAGGAGAATTATAAGTAGGGGAGCCAATTTTCTATTTAAGTTGGTATCACATTCGCCTATTAACGATAATACTTCAAATTATAGAATATACTCACGTAAAGCAGCGTTATTGGCGTTAGAATGTGATACCACAAATGGCTATGAATTTCAAATATGCTCCATATTCAAGATTATAAGAAATAATCTCACGTTTAAGGAGTATCCCATTATTTTCGTAGATAGGAAAACTGGAAAAAGTAAACTAAATTTTAGAGAAATTTTAAATTGGTTCCTTTATATAGTTAAGCTTTCCCTTTCTTCTTGA
- a CDS encoding RNA-binding protein, producing the protein MQRHVMSSKDAKIFINKIKEKYNIDISNAKLEVGKEKKETWYYVNDILAFFDDIIPTLCAIMKLKISLPYVIIDEGAVRAVSKGADLFAPGIVEYGCECKENDIILAKTKTNLPVAVLRVLMPKDKALVEKRGKFAINLHHVGDTIWEMCNG; encoded by the coding sequence ATGCAAAGACATGTTATGTCATCTAAGGATGCTAAGATTTTCATTAACAAGATAAAAGAGAAATATAATATTGACATTTCAAATGCAAAATTAGAGGTAGGCAAGGAGAAAAAGGAAACTTGGTACTATGTAAACGATATTTTAGCTTTCTTTGACGACATAATTCCCACACTTTGTGCAATAATGAAACTAAAGATCAGCCTCCCTTACGTAATTATAGATGAGGGAGCTGTAAGAGCGGTCAGTAAAGGAGCTGATCTTTTCGCCCCTGGTATAGTAGAATATGGTTGCGAATGCAAAGAGAATGATATTATTTTGGCTAAAACCAAGACAAATCTACCTGTTGCCGTACTAAGAGTTTTGATGCCAAAGGATAAGGCTCTGGTTGAAAAGAGGGGAAAATTCGCCATTAATCTCCATCATGTAGGAGATACAATATGGGAGATGTGTAATGGCTAA
- the cutA gene encoding glyceraldehyde dehydrogenase subunit alpha produces the protein MYVGKPIKRIEDPKFLTGGSTYVDDIELPGTLFVVFLRSVKPHAKIKIKKNHNGIFTGEDINPGSDFPIPVEETTYVGQPLAMVVGRDRYEAYDLLESIEIEYEELPYVIDPQEALKNDVKVYSKKESNIYEYKKWEAGNVEQSLKEADLVINGELYNQRVIANPLETRGVLAYFDGNRLNVWSSTQSAHYLRRNLINFLGIDNIRVIQPDVGGAFGSKIIAHPEEYAISKLALKLKRPLKWIPTRSEEMQSAGHGRDKRLRFKVGVKRDGTILGLEGTLIADLGAPYPDANDDEIGNVHSTVRMMLGPYRIQNIRIEHYAVNTNKAPTQSYRGAGRPEATYFIERIINIISLELGKDEFDIREKNLIRELPYKNALGITYDTGDYVGLLNKAREYYQRLKNEANVDECVGSSMYVEITAFGPWETARVLAKSDGKIMIITGSGPHGQGDGTAFAQIVADVLEVPIENIEVRWGDTDIISDGIGTWGSRTLTIGGSAIYKAAEELRRRLIEVSAKMLNADTEEIEYKNGVFSHKKSSKSVTIKEVIQNAYSMGYSLDVTYVYNVAKPGYTVPYGVHMALVKVDKETGSVRVKKYVALDDVGKVINPLLAEGQIVGGAVQGIGQAIYEGAIYGKEGYLLNSNLTDYGFPTAVEVPRIEWHYIEKGFSSHPTNSKGIGEAGAIASTPAVINAIEKCTGKRIVNIPPKPEEVI, from the coding sequence GTGTACGTTGGTAAACCCATCAAGCGAATTGAAGATCCTAAATTCTTAACTGGAGGCTCAACATACGTTGATGATATAGAACTTCCAGGAACGTTATTTGTGGTATTTCTTAGATCTGTTAAACCACATGCGAAAATAAAAATAAAGAAGAACCATAACGGCATATTTACCGGTGAGGATATAAATCCAGGTAGTGATTTTCCCATACCGGTTGAGGAGACTACTTACGTTGGCCAACCGCTAGCAATGGTGGTAGGAAGAGATAGATATGAGGCTTATGACTTATTAGAAAGTATAGAAATAGAGTATGAGGAATTACCTTACGTTATTGATCCACAAGAGGCTTTAAAGAATGATGTAAAAGTTTACAGTAAGAAGGAGTCTAATATTTACGAGTATAAGAAATGGGAAGCGGGAAACGTTGAACAAAGTCTTAAAGAAGCTGACCTAGTAATTAATGGAGAGTTATATAACCAAAGAGTAATAGCGAATCCCTTAGAAACTAGGGGTGTCTTAGCTTACTTTGATGGTAATAGGTTAAATGTATGGTCATCTACCCAATCGGCCCATTATCTAAGAAGAAACCTCATAAATTTTCTAGGAATTGATAACATAAGAGTGATTCAGCCTGATGTGGGAGGAGCGTTTGGGAGTAAAATTATAGCTCATCCGGAGGAATATGCCATATCTAAGCTAGCCTTAAAATTGAAGAGGCCACTAAAATGGATACCCACGCGCTCCGAGGAAATGCAGAGCGCTGGTCATGGAAGAGATAAGAGATTAAGGTTTAAGGTTGGAGTAAAGAGAGACGGTACGATACTAGGTCTAGAGGGTACTTTGATTGCTGATTTAGGTGCGCCTTATCCAGACGCAAACGATGACGAAATAGGTAATGTTCACAGTACAGTTAGAATGATGTTGGGACCTTATAGGATTCAAAACATAAGGATTGAACATTACGCAGTAAACACCAATAAGGCACCAACTCAGTCGTATAGGGGAGCTGGTAGGCCGGAAGCCACATATTTTATAGAGAGAATAATTAACATAATCTCGTTGGAACTAGGAAAGGATGAATTTGATATAAGGGAAAAGAATTTGATTCGAGAATTACCATACAAGAACGCCTTAGGTATAACCTATGATACCGGCGATTATGTGGGACTACTAAATAAAGCAAGAGAATATTATCAGAGGTTGAAAAATGAAGCTAATGTGGATGAATGCGTAGGTTCAAGCATGTATGTAGAGATAACAGCATTTGGTCCTTGGGAGACCGCTAGAGTTCTAGCTAAAAGTGATGGAAAAATTATGATAATAACTGGTAGCGGTCCACATGGACAAGGTGATGGGACTGCCTTTGCTCAAATAGTAGCTGATGTTTTAGAGGTACCAATAGAGAACATTGAGGTTAGATGGGGAGATACCGATATAATTTCAGATGGAATAGGAACTTGGGGAAGTAGAACATTAACAATTGGAGGCTCAGCGATATATAAGGCTGCCGAAGAATTAAGGAGAAGACTAATTGAGGTTAGCGCAAAAATGCTAAATGCAGATACGGAAGAAATAGAATATAAAAATGGCGTATTTTCTCATAAGAAGAGTAGTAAGAGTGTTACTATTAAGGAGGTAATACAGAACGCCTATTCAATGGGATACTCCTTAGATGTAACTTATGTCTATAACGTGGCTAAACCAGGTTACACTGTACCCTATGGGGTTCATATGGCATTAGTTAAGGTAGATAAGGAGACTGGAAGCGTAAGAGTGAAAAAATATGTCGCACTTGACGATGTGGGAAAAGTTATAAATCCATTACTTGCGGAAGGTCAGATAGTTGGCGGAGCGGTGCAAGGGATAGGGCAAGCAATATATGAAGGAGCAATATACGGCAAGGAGGGATACTTACTAAATTCAAACCTAACCGACTATGGGTTTCCGACTGCAGTAGAAGTCCCAAGGATTGAATGGCATTACATAGAAAAGGGATTCTCAAGTCACCCTACTAATTCTAAAGGGATAGGCGAGGCTGGAGCTATTGCATCAACTCCTGCAGTAATAAATGCGATAGAAAAGTGTACCGGAAAAAGAATAGTCAACATTCCTCCAAAACCAGAAGAGGTTATTTAA
- a CDS encoding M48 family metalloprotease, whose amino-acid sequence MDLIITFGLLTLVILLEFVVVPAIVLKRVTKFSTLYDYPIYIVNSNEVNAYSLTSVWGKFIVITRGLVNGEDEEHVRAAIMHEVGHLKLNHHVKMSLYIISIIIAFTYILNLNLFVLIPFGFFALFMQRYFQRRFELSADKFALRFTNRRLLEDLITKYDVKETTFLSTHPNIHVRLKNIDQ is encoded by the coding sequence GTGGATTTAATTATTACTTTCGGTTTACTCACACTGGTTATTTTGCTAGAATTCGTTGTAGTACCAGCAATAGTGCTTAAAAGAGTAACAAAATTTTCCACCCTTTACGATTATCCTATATATATTGTAAACTCTAATGAAGTAAATGCGTACTCTCTGACCTCGGTTTGGGGAAAATTTATCGTTATAACTAGAGGATTGGTAAATGGAGAAGATGAGGAGCATGTTAGAGCAGCTATCATGCATGAAGTTGGACATTTAAAGTTAAATCATCACGTTAAAATGAGCCTTTATATTATTTCGATAATCATAGCCTTCACCTATATTCTTAATTTAAATTTATTTGTATTGATTCCTTTTGGATTTTTCGCCTTATTTATGCAAAGATATTTCCAGAGGAGATTTGAGTTGAGTGCGGATAAGTTTGCCTTGAGGTTTACCAATAGAAGATTATTAGAAGATTTAATAACTAAATATGATGTGAAAGAAACTACGTTTTTATCTACACATCCAAATATTCACGTAAGGCTTAAAAACATCGACCAATAG